A single Amphiura filiformis chromosome 8, Afil_fr2py, whole genome shotgun sequence DNA region contains:
- the LOC140159078 gene encoding cytosolic iron-sulfur assembly component 2A-like, producing the protein MLLTLLGVLHIIASSLRSKEGDEAQGQGSDVMDQCSNGDSHHIDSNQLELDGLAGDIYDMIKDIRDPEKPNSLEDLAVVFEEGVQVKPLTDGSDRYNIKINFTPTVPHCHLATLIGLCLRVKLERTLPDKHKVDIFVTKGTHATEDEINKQINDKERIAAAMENPNLKQLVENCVKDDDY; encoded by the exons ATGTTGCTTACGCTTTTAGGAGTCTTACATATCATCGCTTCTTCCCTAAGAAGTAAGGAAGGAGACGAAGCACAAGGTCAAGGAAGCGATGTAATGGACCAGTGCAGCAATGGAGACAGTCATCACATTGACAGTAATCAGTTGGAATTGGATGGTTTAGCAGGGGACATATATG ATATGATCAAAGACATTCGTGACCCTGAGAAACCCAACTCATTGGAAGATCTGGCAGTTGTATTTGAGGAAGGTGTTCAGGTCAAGCCACTCACAGATGGATCTGACAGATACAATATCAAGATCAATTTCACACCAACGGTACCTCACTGTCATCTGGCAACATTGATAG GACTATGTTTGAGAGTAAAGCTTGAAAGGACACTACCAGACAAACATAAG gtgGATATTTTTGTAACCAAAGGCACACATGCAACTGAAGATGAAA TTAATAAACAAATCAATGATAAGGAGAGGATAGCAGCTGCCATGGAGAACCCCAATCTCAAACAACTCGTGGAAAATTGTGTCAAAGATGATGATTATTGA